Proteins encoded within one genomic window of Setaria italica strain Yugu1 chromosome IV, Setaria_italica_v2.0, whole genome shotgun sequence:
- the LOC101775805 gene encoding uncharacterized protein LOC101775805, with protein sequence MAASPVVLRSRVLARAVSSSLRRSILGAHPHPPSSPLAASSRPSVVHRLPSVCGGLLTVMPLHSAVASTRLRSAISPESQSWGVVPQGNSMPL encoded by the exons ATGGCGGCCTCGCCCGTGGTCCTCCGATCTAGGGTTTTAGCCCGCGCCGTCTCCTCCTCGCTCCGCCGCAGCATCCTCGGCGCCCACCCCCACCCTCCTTCCTCGCCCCTCGCCGCCTCTTCCCGCCCGTCCGTGGTCCACAG GTTACCCTCTGTGTGCGGGGGTTTGCTCACTGTGATGCCGCTGCACAGCGCCGTCGCCTCAACGCGCCTCCGGTCTGCGATTTCTCCCGAGTCCCAGAGCTGGGGCGTCGTCCCCCAAG GAAACTCGATGCCTTTATGA